One stretch of Brachyhypopomus gauderio isolate BG-103 unplaced genomic scaffold, BGAUD_0.2 sc190, whole genome shotgun sequence DNA includes these proteins:
- the LOC143502102 gene encoding hatching enzyme 1.2-like — MEPRASLYILALLLGLYQALPLTEHQHVDIISHIITINNGSSEQLVEGDILVPSTRNALVCRSNNCFWQKSSTGVVQVPYVVSNDFSSSDLNVITSAMASFHSKTCIRFVRRTFEPDYISIQNLNGCYSSIGRTGGSQVISLSKDGCVYHGIVEHELNHALGFYHEHTRSDRDKYVRINWQNIDPSMQSNFNKENTNNLNTPYDYTSVMHYGRTAFSVNGQYTITPIPDASVVIGQREELSTIDVKRIKILYNC, encoded by the exons ATGGAGCCCAGAGCCTCTCTCTACATTCTAGCCCTGCTGCTGGGTCTCTACCAGGCTCTCCCTCTCACAGAACATCAGCATGTGGACATCATTTCACACATTATCACCATCAACAATG GATCTAGTGAACAGTTGGTGGAGGGAGACATACTTGTGCCAAGTACCAGGAATGCTCTGGTCTGCCGGAGTAACAACTGCTTTTGGCAGAAGTCTTCAACAGGAGTAGTGCAGGTCCCTTATGTCGTGAGCAATGATTTCT CTTCTTCTGACCTGAATGTAATTACCAGTGCCATGGCATCCTTCCACAGCAAAACCTGCATTCGCTTTGTTCGCAGAACATTTGAACCTGATTACATCAGCATTCAGAACCTAAATGG GTGCTACTCTTCTATTGGCAGAACAGGTGGTTCTCAGGTGATCTCTCTCAGCAAAGACGGATGTGTGTACCATGGTATCGTTGAGCATGAGTTGAACCACGCGCTCGGTTTCTACCATGAGCATACCAGGAGCGACCGTGACAAGTATGTCAGGATCAACTGGCAAAACATTGACCCATCAATGCAGTCCAATTTTAACAAGGAGAACACCAACAACCTCAACACACCATATGACTACACCTCCGTGATGCACTATGGAAGAACTGCTTTCTCTGTTAACGGCCAGTACACCATCACTCCTATTCCTGATGCTTCAGTGGTGATAGGGCAGAGAGAGGAACTCTCCACCATTGATGTCAAGAGGATCAAAATTCTGTATAATTGCTAA
- the LOC143502100 gene encoding hatching enzyme 1.2-like, with the protein MEPRASLYILALLLGLYQALPLTEPQHVDIISRIITINNGSSEQLVEGDILVPSTRNALVCRSNNCFWQKSSTGVVQVPYVVSNDFSSSDLNVITSAMASFHSKTCIRFVRRTFEPDYISIQNLNGCYSSIGRTGGSQVISLSKDGCVYHGIVEHELNHALGFYHEHTRSDRDKYVRINWQNIDPSMQSNFNKENTNNLNTPYDYTSVMHYGRTAFSVNGQYTITPIPDASVVIGQREELSTIDVKRIKILYNC; encoded by the exons ATGGAGCCCAGAGCCTCTCTCTACATTCTAGCCCTGCTGCTGGGTCTCTACCAGGCTCTCCCTCTCACAGAACCTCAGCATGTGGACATCATTTCACGCATTATCACCATCAACAATG GATCTAGTGAACAGTTGGTGGAGGGAGACATACTTGTGCCAAGTACCAGGAATGCTCTGGTCTGCCGGAGTAACAACTGCTTTTGGCAGAAGTCTTCAACAGGAGTAGTGCAGGTCCCTTATGTCGTGAGCAATGATTTCT CTTCTTCTGACCTGAATGTAATTACCAGTGCCATGGCATCCTTCCACAGCAAAACCTGCATTCGCTTTGTTCGCAGAACATTTGAACCTGATTACATCAGCATTCAGAACCTAAATGG gTGCTACTCTTCTATTGGCAGAACAGGTGGTTCTCAGGTGATCTCTCTCAGCAAAGACGGATGTGTGTACCATGGTATCGTTGAGCATGAGTTGAACCACGCGCTCGGTTTCTACCATGAGCATACCAGGAGCGACCGTGACAAGTATGTCAGGATCAACTGGCAAAACATTGACCCATCAATGCAGTCCAATTTTAACAAGGAGAACACCAACAACCTCAACACACCATATGACTACACCTCCGTGATGCACTATGGAAGAACTGCTTTCTCTGTTAACGGCCAGTACACCATCACTCCTATACCTGATGCTTCAGTGGTGattggacagagagaggaactcTCCACCATTGATGTCAAGAGGATCAAAATTCTGTATAATTGCTAA